In the genome of Bacillus thuringiensis, the window ATAGAGAAGACTTTAAGCATTTCATTGGTAACGCACAGCGAGGCGGGCAAGTGATTTATACATATTCAGAAACGCCACGTTCATAAAGGGGAATTTTGATCAGCAGGGCATCCTTCACTAATTAGTAGCCTTCACCAACCGGACGTTTAATGTGGGATAAATAAAAGATAAAGGAGAGGGGAATTATGGGCGATTTTAAACAAAGCATTTTACCACATTGGGATTATATGTGGAAAGATAGAGCCGGCAATAGATTTATGGGAATGGTTATGTATCCAGAGAAACGAAAATGTTCAGCAAAAATGCTTCAGAAAATAAAAAGAGCATATGAAGAAGCGATAGAAATTAAAGTAACTGTACAAGTTCAACATACATATCAGTACGTAGAAGGAATGATTGTATACTTTGATGAAGAGGCTCCTGTATGTACAATGCTTGATAAAGATGAAAATCCACATCACATATTTGTAAAAGATATTTTGCGTATTGAGCACTCTGAATAAACTTTTCATAAATAAATTGAAGTTCCATAATAATAATCTTTTTCTATAATAGTTATCTTTTAGTATGTAACGAAAAACGAAAGTATATGTATAATATATTTAATAAGGTAAATTTGATAAATGTAATCGTTTTTTAGAGCAGATTATAGTTTCATATCTGTTCTTTTTTGCGTGATGCTGGAGAAATATATTTCTCCAGCATCTACCGTTTTATGACAAAATATATTGTTAACTTTTTTAAAAATAAGGTTAAATTCGTTGACAACTTTTTTGAAAAGCACTTTATTGACATGAGTTTTAGAATGTTGTTTCATAGTCATTGTATTGAAAAAAAACGGCTATCATGTCGAAAAGTAAAATTTAAAAAAAGAAAGAATTTATACATATATCTTGTGTCTTATTTTGAAACGTAATACAATATATAGAGAAATCAAGAACAACATATAGAGAATATAGATTTGAGAGGGAGGGTCGGAAATGTTAGTTGCATATGATTCTATGACAGGAAACGTGAAGCGTTTCATTCACAAATTAAATATGCCGGCCGTTCAAATTGATGAAGATCTAGTAATAGATGAAGACTTTATTCTTATTACGTATACAACAGGTTTTGGCAATGTACCAGAACGTGTTTTAGACTTTTTAGAGCGCAATAATGAAAAATTAAAAGGCGTATCTGCAAGCGGCAATCGTAACTGGGGAGACATGTTCGGTGCAAGTGCTGACAAGATTTCTACTAAATATGAAGTGCCTATTGTATCAAAATTTGAGTTATCTGGAACAAATAACGATGTAGAATATTTTAAGGAAAGGGTGCGGGAGATTGCGACACATTGAACTGAATAATGAAATCACGCAAATGCAGGACGGTTTTTATCAGCTTCATAAAGATAAAGAGGCATTAGAAGTCTTTATGGAAGAAGCTAGAGAGAATACCGTTCCTTTTAATAGCGTGGCAGAGCGAATGGAGTATATGAAAGAACATGATTACTATTACAACGTTCTGGACGAGTATAGCTTGGAGGAAGTAGAGGAAGTATATAACATCGCTTATGGTGAAAACTTCGAGTTCCAATCTTATATGGCAGCATCTAAGTTCTACAAAGATTATGCGTTAAAAACGAATGATCAAAAACAATACTTAGAAAGCTATGAAGATCGTGTAGCAATTGTTTCATTATACTTAGGACGCGGTGATGTTTCGAAAGCAAGACAATTCGCAAGCATGATTGTAAAACAAAACTACCAACCAGCGACACCAACCTTTTTAAATGCGGGAAGAAGCAGAAGAGGAGAAATGGTGTCTTGTTTCTTGTTAGAGATGGACGATAGCTTAAATTCAATCGGCTTTAACATTAATACTGCGATGCAATTATCGAAAATCGGCGGGGGAGTAGCTTTAAACTTATCTAAGCTACGCGCACGCGGTGAGCAAATTAAAGGTATTGACAACGCTGCAAGTGGCGTAGTACCTGTTATGAAGTTGCTTGAAGATTCGTTTTCATAT includes:
- the nrdI gene encoding class Ib ribonucleoside-diphosphate reductase assembly flavoprotein NrdI, which produces MLVAYDSMTGNVKRFIHKLNMPAVQIDEDLVIDEDFILITYTTGFGNVPERVLDFLERNNEKLKGVSASGNRNWGDMFGASADKISTKYEVPIVSKFELSGTNNDVEYFKERVREIATH